The proteins below come from a single Coleofasciculus sp. FACHB-T130 genomic window:
- a CDS encoding mechanosensitive ion channel family protein, whose amino-acid sequence MNFQTSVSTAWGKIQAMIDGLIVMLPNIVLALIVFTLFFFAARAIKATVRRLTRRHRQARNLGLVLGRLSQGIIILIGLFVALSIVIPTFQAGDLIQLLGISGVAIGFAFRDILQNFLAGILILLTEPFQLDDQIVFKDFEGTVENIQTRATTIRTYDGRRIVIPNSELFTNSVTVNTAFENRRLQYDVGIGYGDDIDRAKQLILEAIASVDGVLEDPAPDALVVDLADSTVNIRARWWVQPPRRADILDKQDQVLAAIKNKLTANGIDMPFPTQQILFHDQTEETDGDRARQREGWPAGKQEVPKPRSIGGSLRKLAEMRAQRDGNGSHRDENPDRPHRTDNN is encoded by the coding sequence ATGAATTTTCAAACATCGGTATCAACAGCATGGGGGAAAATTCAGGCAATGATCGATGGCCTGATTGTCATGCTGCCCAATATTGTATTAGCACTAATCGTCTTCACACTATTTTTTTTTGCAGCAAGAGCGATTAAGGCGACGGTCAGACGGCTTACCAGAAGGCATCGACAAGCTCGGAATCTGGGTCTGGTGTTAGGTCGTTTGTCGCAGGGAATTATTATTTTAATTGGTCTATTTGTAGCATTATCTATCGTTATCCCGACATTCCAAGCCGGAGATTTAATTCAACTGCTAGGGATTAGTGGGGTCGCAATTGGTTTCGCGTTCCGCGATATTCTTCAGAATTTTCTGGCTGGTATTTTAATTCTGTTGACCGAGCCATTCCAGCTTGATGACCAAATCGTATTTAAAGACTTTGAAGGAACGGTTGAAAACATCCAGACGCGAGCCACGACCATTAGAACCTATGATGGTCGTCGCATCGTGATTCCGAATTCTGAGCTGTTTACAAACTCGGTAACGGTGAACACTGCTTTCGAGAATCGCCGCCTTCAGTACGACGTGGGTATTGGTTACGGCGACGACATTGACCGGGCAAAACAACTGATTCTGGAAGCGATCGCTAGCGTCGATGGTGTTTTGGAAGATCCAGCTCCCGACGCCCTTGTAGTGGATCTAGCTGACAGTACGGTGAATATCCGCGCCCGTTGGTGGGTACAGCCGCCGCGACGTGCAGATATTCTCGATAAGCAGGATCAAGTTCTCGCTGCCATTAAGAATAAGCTCACGGCTAACGGCATTGATATGCCCTTCCCGACTCAGCAAATCCTGTTCCACGACCAAACCGAAGAGACAGATGGCGATCGCGCTCGTCAGCGTGAAGGATGGCCCGCTGGGAAACAAGAAGTGCCAAAACCCCGCAGTATCGGCGGTTCCCTCCGGAAGCTAGCAGAAATGCGTGCCCAAAGAGATGGAAATGGCAGCCATAGAGACGAGAACCCCGATCGCCCTCATAGAACCGACAATAATTGA